The Fibrobacter sp. DNA segment AGAGGAGGGTCCCTTTTTCCATGAGGACGGGTCCGGAGAGGTTAGTCTTGATCCTGTCATCCCAGTGGCATCCGTAGATACTTGTTGTATCATCGTTAAGTGATATGGAAAAGAGCAGCAGGTCGTTGTCCGCTGAATTGGCGCAAGCGTTCAGAGCAAACCCGATAATCGGGATAAAGATGCAGATTAAGCGTTTAAAGTACCTCATATTACCATCCGCTCGTTTTTTCCAGTTTTAAAGTGTTTGAAGGGCTCAATTTCAGGCCTTTAGGTAAAATTGTTTTTGTCACCTGCAATCTCAAGTGTTTTGTCCTGAAGTAGTTAATGGAAAATTTCAGGAGATTTGAGATTGAGGTATTTGTAGAAGGGAGGAAATTTTATTAATGAATTTCCCTCTATATTCCATGTCGATGATTATCGCGGTGAGATTGAAAACGTTGTCAATTGTTTTTTCCTTTTTAAGCCGCTTATTCATCTCTTCTGTAATGCAGCTTACAACAAGTATAGTTTCGACTTTTTTATTTTCTTTTCGTGCATAATCAAAACTCTTTTTTATTGCACCTAACCGCTCCAATGCACCGGCAGGATCTGTTCCACCTTTAATCTCTATCACGCTTACTGGTTTGCCGTTTGGGCCAATTATTGAAATATCAGGTTCGTTTGAGAAAAGTATTGTCATGTGGTTTTTCAGTTTAATGCCTTTGAATAGATCGATATTAGAAAGGTAATCGTATTCAGGATCAAAATCTGCAGGTCTGTTGGATTTATCAATCATTGCGAAAATGATTCCTTTTTCCAGACAATTTCTCAGTACATAGCTTTTAACCATTTTTTCGGCTTCTTCACCGATTTTATTCCGCCAGGAACCATCGATTGTACAACCAGCTGAGCTGTACATCAGTGAGGAGATGTTTTCTTTTGTAATAGATAGTGTAGATTCGATTATTGAAGAAATATGAGTATTGAATAATTTGATGAGTTTGAGTGCAGATGAATAGGATAGTTCTGTTTTCTTCCGGAGTTCATAATCAGTAACATTGAATGCCAGATATTGGACCCCTTTAAGGGGTATTGCGGCAACATTTCGGTAGTAACTGATAAAAGTTGGATGCTCCACTAATACTTTGGGGTGAGCGAATACCCTTAGAAATTCGATTCTTTCCCTGGCGATCAAATCCCATGCATTATGGGTTATGTTCCAGTATTTCTTATCTTCCCAGCTATAATTTCGCGATTGCTGTACAAGTTTTTCTATATCTTTAAGTATATCAAGATACCCGATATCCCGGAGTTTACGGAAAAAGAATGTGGAACGCAGTGAGTAGGAAATTCTGTTTGCTTCAAGAATTAACTCCTGGCGATCATTGTTTTTCTTCATCGAAACTTCCTCTACTTTTGCCAAACGTAAACGCATTTACGCAGTTCTGTTCGTCCATGAACACCCATTTGCTGGCTGCTGTTTCCTTTTCCTGTATTCAGAGTCCATATATCTCGTACATTGAATCCTGCTGTGGAGGCGAAATCGGAAAGGATCAAATCAACAGGTATTTCTTCTCCACCATATCTTACATTATCATTTACCATATATACTATACCATTGTTTTTTAATACTCTGTATAGTTCAAAAATGATAAAGCACATTTCAAAGAAGTAGTTTTTGACCATTCTTACAATATTGGGATTATTCAGATTATTGCTGGTACGCAATTTATCTAGTACTTCTATGACTTCCTGTAATGCTTCCTGGGAATTGAACGTTTCCACTATTCTATTAAAATCATTAACTCTTCTCTTATCGGTATAGATACTTTTTAAAGCGGATGTTTTCTCACGGTTTTCTACAGTACAAGTAAGTAATTCTTGTCTCAGTTGCTTTATTCCGCTGTCATTGATACCTAAAAAAGCAAGCTCAAGTGCATAAGTTCTCGTATAATCATAGCGGTTGCAATACGGTGGTGATGTGATAACTATGTTGATTGTTTTTGACGGAATTTCAGGAAGCAATTTAAGAACAGATCCTTCAGTAAGGTTAATACTGTCAAAATTTGTTGATGCTGTTTCTGAATTCCACAACAAAAGATCTTCTCTGATTTCAGACAATTTTTCGGTGATTGCTTCCCGAAAACCAGGAATATGACCTTTGTTAAATTTTTTACTGAGTGGATTTTTACCGGCTCTGTAATCCCATCTCAGATACTGGCCATCCTTTCTGGTGTAACTGATCTTTTCCAGGATACAGAAAACAGCGAATTCTAATATTGATTGAGTGTCAGGATCTGCAAAATGGTCTCTTGCATAATTAATGAAGCCGAGCATCTCCTTTTCTGTCTCTTTTGGAAAAGCTCCTTCTGTGATTGAGATATGATTGAATTTTGATTGAGCAGGCAGGTACTTTTTAAAATCCTCTGAGAGGCAATCACAGAGTGCCCGGTCGATATCATCAACCGGTATCTTTGCAGCTTTAATTCTGTTCTTAATTATATAAGGGCCCACTGGAAGGATCTCTATACCTGAAGGAACCAAACCTCTGTTAAGAGCGGCAAAGAGAGCAACACCGCTGCCCGAAAACGGATCAAGGAGCTTTGAGTTTTTATTCAAGCCGGAATCCGATATCAGGTAGTTCATCATCGGTGCAGAAAAACCCTCTTTATATTTGAACCAGCGGTAAAAAGGGAGTTTTTTATTAGCTTGAAAACTAACCAGAGTGCGGTTTAGATCTGTGTTGATTTTTAATGAACCCTTGAATTTATGTTCAAGAGCTTTTCGATGCACAGATGACATAGATTTGCCTTTTTTGTTCTTAAAACCATTACTGGTGGGTATGACTGCCTGTTTTGACTTAAAAATACTTTCTGAATCTCTATTGAAGTGTTTAAAGGACAGAAATGATGTGGGCTCAAGAAATCATCCGCTGACAATCTCAGTGAATTATTCTGACTTGGGCTGAAAAACAACGTACTAAATGGAAGTCCAATCCTGCACGTCCAATGTTGTAATGATTCATTTCATCTATCAGTTCACCATGCTATGGAAGAAATATTCCGTTCATTTTGAATTATCGCTGCCTTCAATTTCCTCGAAAACTTTGCTAATAGGTAAGTATTCCAACATGATACACTCCGTGCCGCACTCCCGGATGCAGAAGAGCGCATCTCCTGGAGCATGCCGACTTACTGGCGTAAACATAATATTATCCACTTCGCAGCATTCAAAAAGCACATCGGGCTCTACCCCGATGATAAGGCCATTGAGCATTTCAGGGAAAGGCTCAGGGAATACAAAACAAGCAAAGGCGCAGTACAGTTTTCCTGCGACAAGTCGTTACCTCTTCAGCTTATTGCTGAGATGGCGAAGTGGTGTTATGATACGAAGAATCACCCCTGATGTAAAAGTAAACTAAATTCAGACACCGATACAAAGTAAGACACTGTCAATTATCAGTTTCTGTTCTGTGGCAGTCAGTTTCCCAATTCTATATCGAAACCGGTTAACAGAGAGAGATTTAATCTGAAATGCATCCGCAAGGACCCATTTGACTGGCAGCACTGGTCTCGAAAATGATTTCCCGCCGGTGATCCTGTGCTGGGCATAGGGAATTAAGGAAATCCCCCCTTTATCTCCCTTAATAAGGGGGGATTCTTCTGCACAAGGGGGCGAACTCGCCACCTTCATATATGAAAATATTTCCCCGCTGAATTTTAACTATACTATTGTAGTGTCACAAGATAATATTTATTATGTTTATCCCGGAAAAACAGGTACGGGATATCAATTCGAAAACAATACAGCATAGCAAAGTTACTGGAGAAAAGAAAATGTTTTCTTCTTCAACCTTTTACTGCTGATACTGGTATCATTACACATGTATAACATCCTGATTCATTTTATTCCATCTCTGATATTCATGGTTGTTATAGTGGTTCTCATTTCCCTTAACAGAAAGCTGTCAAAAGAGATAAAGCAAAGCAGGGAAACTGAAGAGGCACTGAGGTGCAGCCGTGAAGAGTTGCGCATTAAAACCGCAATAATGGAAGCACAACTGAACTCTACAAGCGATGGAATGATAATCGTTGGCCAGAACGGCAACAGGAGTTATCAGAACCGCCGTGTTGCGGAAATGTGGAAAATACCCGAGGACGTGCAGGCAAGTACCGACACAAAAGAGCAGCTTCACTATGTCATGCAGAAAACAAAAGAACCGGAAGAGTTTCTATCTCTTGTTCAGCACATGATCAAAAACAAGGATGAAACACATGTTGATATAATAGAACTTAACGACGGCACGGTACTTGAGAGATATACCGGCCCGGTTTTAGGTCAGGATGGTCAAAACTATGGAAGGATCTGGACTTTTCATGATATTACCAACTATAAGAGAGTAGAGAGACTCCTTGCAGAGGAAAAAGAGCAGCTCTCAATTACTCTGCGCAGTATAGGTGACGGGGTCATTACCACAAATATCAAAGGTGAGATCCTTACGATAAATAAAGCTGCTGTCGAACTTACCGGATGGGAAGCTGAGGAGGCGACCGGAAAGCCATTACGGGAAATATTCAACATTGTCAAAGAAAACTCCCGCAAACCCGCAGAGTGTCCCGTGTCAAGAGTCTTAGAGACGAAAGCGACTGTCGAACGGGCCAATTACATTGTCCTTATCTCTAAAAACGGGTCTGAGCATTTGATCGCCGACAGCGCTGCTCCGATCAGAAACGACAAGGATGAGATTACAGGTGTCGTACTTGTGTTCCGGGATGTAACTGAAAAGCAGAAGCTTGAATATTCAATGCAGAGGACCCAGAAGCTTGAGTCTCTGGGAGTGCTTGCAGGCGGTATAGCGCATGACTTTAATAATTTACTGAATGGAGTTTTTGGTTTTCTGGAACTGGCTAAAGTTGAAGCCGAGAAGGGTAATATCGACCTTGTAAAAGAGTATCTGGATGATTCTCTTGAGGTCTCTAAACGCACCAGTGCCCTTACCCGGCAGCTTCTTACATTCGCCAAGGGGGGCGAACCATCCTTGAAAACTGTTCAACTGGCACCGATCTTAAAGAAGTTCACACAATTTACACTCAGCGGATCCAATATTGCCTGTCACTTCAAAATTGATGATAATCTCTGGGCATGTGAATGTGATGAAAACCTTATCGGGCAGGTAATCGACAACCTTGTGATCAATGCCAAGCAGGCAATGCCTGATGGGGGGAAAATAACTGTATCCGCCTGCAAT contains these protein-coding regions:
- a CDS encoding XcyI family restriction endonuclease, which produces MRLRLAKVEEVSMKKNNDRQELILEANRISYSLRSTFFFRKLRDIGYLDILKDIEKLVQQSRNYSWEDKKYWNITHNAWDLIARERIEFLRVFAHPKVLVEHPTFISYYRNVAAIPLKGVQYLAFNVTDYELRKKTELSYSSALKLIKLFNTHISSIIESTLSITKENISSLMYSSAGCTIDGSWRNKIGEEAEKMVKSYVLRNCLEKGIIFAMIDKSNRPADFDPEYDYLSNIDLFKGIKLKNHMTILFSNEPDISIIGPNGKPVSVIEIKGGTDPAGALERLGAIKKSFDYARKENKKVETILVVSCITEEMNKRLKKEKTIDNVFNLTAIIIDMEYRGKFINKISSLLQIPQSQIS
- a CDS encoding site-specific DNA-methyltransferase, whose amino-acid sequence is MSSVHRKALEHKFKGSLKINTDLNRTLVSFQANKKLPFYRWFKYKEGFSAPMMNYLISDSGLNKNSKLLDPFSGSGVALFAALNRGLVPSGIEILPVGPYIIKNRIKAAKIPVDDIDRALCDCLSEDFKKYLPAQSKFNHISITEGAFPKETEKEMLGFINYARDHFADPDTQSILEFAVFCILEKISYTRKDGQYLRWDYRAGKNPLSKKFNKGHIPGFREAITEKLSEIREDLLLWNSETASTNFDSINLTEGSVLKLLPEIPSKTINIVITSPPYCNRYDYTRTYALELAFLGINDSGIKQLRQELLTCTVENREKTSALKSIYTDKRRVNDFNRIVETFNSQEALQEVIEVLDKLRTSNNLNNPNIVRMVKNYFFEMCFIIFELYRVLKNNGIVYMVNDNVRYGGEEIPVDLILSDFASTAGFNVRDIWTLNTGKGNSSQQMGVHGRTELRKCVYVWQK
- a CDS encoding PAS domain S-box protein; its protein translation is MYNILIHFIPSLIFMVVIVVLISLNRKLSKEIKQSRETEEALRCSREELRIKTAIMEAQLNSTSDGMIIVGQNGNRSYQNRRVAEMWKIPEDVQASTDTKEQLHYVMQKTKEPEEFLSLVQHMIKNKDETHVDIIELNDGTVLERYTGPVLGQDGQNYGRIWTFHDITNYKRVERLLAEEKEQLSITLRSIGDGVITTNIKGEILTINKAAVELTGWEAEEATGKPLREIFNIVKENSRKPAECPVSRVLETKATVERANYIVLISKNGSEHLIADSAAPIRNDKDEITGVVLVFRDVTEKQKLEYSMQRTQKLESLGVLAGGIAHDFNNLLNGVFGFLELAKVEAEKGNIDLVKEYLDDSLEVSKRTSALTRQLLTFAKGGEPSLKTVQLAPILKKFTQFTLSGSNIACHFKIDDNLWACECDENLIGQVIDNLVINAKQAMPDGGKITVSACNVATIENDDKSGSKENKFIKISIKDTGIGIPRDHLQKIFDPFFSSRENGNGLGLTTVHSIVKRHNGSIDVQSEPGKGSIFHVLIPASEKPIVNDAEPLTVKTEGSGTIIIMDDEDFILKVTSHMLISLGYETILTKTSLEAIESFYEAERKGKEIAAVILDLTVPGGKGGKDALPGIKEIKADIPVIAMSGYSDDPVIASPLKHGFTDAIAKPFTISQLSAVLGKWIPQGQIKTTLERIPHIK